Proteins found in one Quercus robur chromosome 2, dhQueRobu3.1, whole genome shotgun sequence genomic segment:
- the LOC126707537 gene encoding berberine bridge enzyme-like 21 has product MGKSSPLPHLSVPPMLPLLCLVLLHVSASWATSDSDFDTFVQCLTNQTKQPDTVSKIVYALNNTAYTPVLRAYIRNARFNASYTPKPVMIVTPTNESHVQATVICAKQNGIQLRIRSGGHDYEGLSYVSDVPFIILDLFNLRSITVDIAEKTAWVQAGATVGEVYYRIWEQSKVHGFPAGICLTLGVGGHFSGGGYGNMLRKYGLSVDNVVDAKIVDVNGRILDKISMGEDLFWAIRGGGGASFGVILAYKINLVPVPEIVTVFQVQRTLEENATDVVYQWQNVAPNTDENLFMRMLIQPVTSKVMKGQKTIRATIMALFLGKGDDVVTLLGKEFPELGLKKENVEEMSWIDSVLWWNHYDNGTSPDVLLDRNLDSADFLKRKSDYVQAPIPKDGLELLWKKVIEIGKPGLVFNPYGGKMSRIPATDTPFPHRAGNLFKVQHSITWEEEGIEAQKKYLTQIRSLFSYMTPLVSKNPRSAYLNYRDIDIGISHNGTYEEGKVYGVKYFNGNFDRLVKVKTAVDPENFFRYEQSIPTLPK; this is encoded by the exons ATGGGAAAGTCAAGCCCATTGCCACATCTTTCTGTGCCTCCAATGCTTCCTCTTCTTTGCCTCGTTCTTCTTCATGTCTCTGCCTCATGGGCAACCTCAGATTCAGATTTTGACACCTTTGTCCAATGCTTAACAAACCAAACAAAGCAACCAGACACAGTCTCCAAAATAGTCTATGCTCTAAACAACACTGCCTACACACCTGTTCTACGAGCCTACATTCGAAATGCCAGGTTCAATGCCTCTTACACACCAAAACCAGTCATGATCGTGACTCCAACAAACGAATCCCATGTCCAAGCCACAGTTATTTGCGCCAAGCAAAATGGCATTCAGCTTAGAATCCGCAGTGGTGGCCATGACTACGAGGGTCTCTCTTATGTATCTGATGTCCCATTTATCATCCTTGACCTGTTCAATCTTCGGTCCATCACAGTTGATATTGCGGAAAAAACTGCTTGG GTACAAGCCGGTGCAACTGTCGGAGAAGTTTATTATAGAATATGGGAGCAGAGCAAAGTACATGGCTTCCCTGCTGGGATTTGTCTCACTTTGGGAGTTGGAGGGCACTTCAGTGGTGGAGGATATGGTAACATGTTGCGAAAATATGGACTATCAGTCGATAATGTTGTTGATGCAAAAATAGTAGACGTAAATGGTAGAATTCTTGACAAGATTTCGATGGGAGAAGATCTTTTTTGGGCTATCAGAGGGGGAGGAGGGGCAAGTTTTGGAGTAATATTGGcatacaaaataaatttggtTCCGGTTCCAGAAATTGTTACAGTTTTTCAAGTTCAAAGGACCTTGGAAGAGAATGCAACTGATGTTGTTTATCAGTGGCAGAATGTTGCACCAAACACTGATGAGAACCTTTTCATGAGGATGCTTATACAACCCGTGACTTCCAAAGTGATGAAGGGTCAAAAGACTATCAGAGCCACAATTATGGCATTGTTTTTAGGTAAGGGTGATGATGTTGTCACATTGTTAGGAAAAGAGTTTCCTGAATTAGGCCTAAAGAAGGAAAATGTTGAGGAAATGAGTTGGATTGATTCTGTTCTGTGGTGGAATCATTATGACAATGGAACCTCCCCTGATGTCTTGCTTGATCGAAATCTTGATTCCGCGGATTTCTTGAAGAGGAAGTCAGACTATGTGCAGGCCCCAATTCCGAAAGATGGGTTGGAATTGCTGTGGAAGAAAGTTATTGAGATTGGAAAACCTGGATTGGTTTTCAACCCGTATGGCGGAAAAATGAGCAGAATCCCGGCAACAGACACGCCTTTTCCACACCGTGCTGGGAATTTGTTTAAGGTGCAGCACTCAATAACCTGGGAAGAAGAGGGAATTGAGGCACAAAAGAAATATTTAACTCAGATAAGGAGCCTATTTAGTTACATGACCCCATTAGTATCAAAGAATCCTAGGAGTGCTTATTTGAATTATAGGGACATTGACATTGGTATCAGTCACAATGGTACCTATGAAGAAGGGAAGGTTTATGGGGTCAAGTACTTCAATGGAAATTTTGATAGGTTGGTGAAGGTAAAGACTGCAGTTGATCCAGAAAATTTCTTCAGGTATGAACAGAGCATTCCAACTCTTCCTAAGTAA